One window of Rhizobium leguminosarum genomic DNA carries:
- a CDS encoding DMT family transporter: protein MHAVLKNPMRGIALKVSSVVVFLAMQTFIKLAGPDIPPGQVTFCRSFFALFPIMAYLAYIGQLRAAFYTANPIGHLKRGTIGIMSMAFGFYGLLHLPLPEAIALGYALPLVAVIFAAVFLGETVRIYRWSAVLVGIVGVAIVSWPKLTLFRDGGMEAEQAVGALSVLLSAVLGGMAMIQVRRLVEEEKTATIVLYFSLIASVFSLASLPFGWLVLPWPSALYLIAAGFCGGVAQILLTESYRHADVSTIAPFEYTSILLGSIVAYFVFGDVPSFTMLIGTLIVISAGIFIIYREHQLGIEQREARRATAPQARGLQPHDMKALNA from the coding sequence ATGCACGCGGTTCTCAAAAACCCGATGAGAGGCATTGCGCTGAAGGTCTCGTCGGTCGTGGTCTTCCTGGCCATGCAGACCTTCATCAAGCTGGCCGGCCCAGACATTCCGCCGGGTCAAGTCACCTTCTGCAGGTCCTTCTTCGCGCTCTTCCCGATCATGGCCTATCTCGCCTATATCGGCCAGCTGCGCGCTGCCTTCTACACCGCCAATCCGATCGGCCACCTCAAGCGCGGCACGATCGGCATCATGTCGATGGCTTTCGGTTTCTACGGCCTGCTGCATCTGCCGCTGCCGGAAGCGATCGCGCTCGGCTATGCGCTGCCGCTCGTCGCCGTTATCTTCGCCGCGGTTTTTCTCGGCGAAACCGTGCGCATCTATCGCTGGAGCGCCGTCCTGGTCGGCATCGTTGGCGTCGCCATCGTCTCTTGGCCGAAACTCACGCTGTTTCGCGATGGCGGCATGGAGGCCGAACAGGCCGTCGGCGCGCTCTCAGTGCTGCTCTCGGCCGTTCTCGGCGGCATGGCGATGATTCAGGTGCGTCGTCTCGTCGAGGAGGAGAAGACGGCGACGATCGTCCTCTATTTCTCGCTCATCGCCTCGGTCTTCTCGCTGGCTTCTCTGCCTTTCGGCTGGCTCGTCCTGCCATGGCCGTCGGCGCTCTATCTCATCGCCGCCGGTTTTTGCGGCGGCGTCGCGCAGATCCTGCTGACGGAAAGCTACCGCCATGCCGATGTCTCCACCATCGCGCCGTTCGAATATACCTCGATCCTGCTCGGCAGCATCGTCGCCTATTTCGTCTTCGGCGATGTGCCGAGCTTTACCATGCTGATCGGCACTCTCATCGTCATCTCCGCCGGCATCTTCATCATCTATCGCGAGCATCAATTGGGCATCGAGCAGAGGGAGGCGCGCAGAGCCACGGCGCCGCAAGCCCGAGGCCTGCAACCGCATGATATGAAAGCTCTTAATGCATGA
- a CDS encoding uracil-DNA glycosylase: protein MISANDLSPAELAALLHFHADAGVEWLLEEEAIDRFAEFEAMKAARRPAAQAQPQAPIAGERAAPGGGRTPPRPNAAARPAPAERAASGPQPAIPDGEAVQQARFVAETARSLAELKTAIEAFNGCNLKHSARSTIFASGDVESGIMVIGSAPGAEDDREGVPFSGKSGQLFDKMLAAIGLTRSSILLTQVIPWRPPGNRPPSAAEMDICRPFIERQIALAEPKVILLLGNFSARFFFGENDTIHGLRGRWKEIAAADCVIPAIASLHPQDLLTAPVNKRLAWNDLLAFQAKLKSLSLLRN, encoded by the coding sequence ATGATCTCCGCCAACGACCTTTCCCCCGCCGAGCTTGCAGCGCTTCTGCATTTCCACGCGGATGCCGGCGTGGAATGGCTGCTGGAGGAAGAGGCGATCGACCGCTTCGCCGAGTTCGAAGCGATGAAGGCTGCCCGACGCCCGGCGGCACAGGCGCAGCCACAAGCTCCCATCGCCGGGGAACGTGCCGCCCCCGGGGGCGGCCGGACACCGCCGCGTCCGAATGCAGCAGCACGCCCGGCCCCGGCCGAACGCGCCGCTTCCGGCCCGCAGCCGGCGATCCCGGACGGCGAGGCGGTGCAGCAGGCGCGTTTCGTCGCCGAAACCGCCCGGTCGCTGGCCGAGCTCAAGACCGCGATCGAAGCCTTCAACGGCTGCAACCTCAAGCACAGCGCCCGCTCGACCATCTTTGCCAGCGGTGATGTCGAGAGCGGTATCATGGTGATCGGCTCTGCGCCGGGCGCCGAAGACGATCGCGAAGGTGTGCCCTTCTCGGGAAAATCCGGCCAACTGTTCGACAAGATGCTGGCGGCGATCGGGCTGACGCGCTCGAGCATTCTGCTGACGCAGGTCATCCCCTGGCGGCCACCTGGCAATCGACCGCCCTCGGCCGCCGAAATGGACATCTGCCGGCCCTTCATCGAACGGCAGATCGCGCTGGCCGAACCCAAAGTGATCCTGCTGCTCGGCAATTTTTCGGCTCGCTTCTTCTTCGGCGAAAACGACACGATCCACGGCCTGCGTGGCCGTTGGAAGGAAATTGCCGCTGCGGACTGTGTCATTCCTGCCATAGCCAGCCTGCATCCGCAGGATCTGCTGACCGCGCCCGTCAACAAACGGCTGGCCTGGAATGACCTGCTCGCCTTTCAAGCGAAGCTTAAGTCCCTCTCTCTGCTTAGAAATTAG
- a CDS encoding Hsp70 family protein, with translation MAQALGLDFGTTNTVLAMADGGATRSMAFTSTEGTADSMRTALSFMKDAQLGASALKVEAGHAAIRQFIDNPGECRFLQSIKTFAASALFQGTLIYAKRHNFEDLMEVFVRRLRNYAGDHWPSDVSRIVTGRPVHFAGASPDPDLATERYNEALSRFGFPEIHYVYEPVAAAFYFAQNLKQDATVLVADFGGGTTDYSLIRFETVAGKLTATPIGHSGVGVAGDHFDYRMIDNIVAPQIGKGSHFKSFDKILEVPSNYYSSFGRWNQLSIFKTTREFEDLKKLVRTSLEPEKLEIFIDLIDHDEGYPLYQAVSATKMALSAAEEAPFDFAPLGRGGHRSIRRSDFEGWIAEDLARIEGALDDVLDKTKTKPGEIDKVFLTGGTSFVPAVRRIFTERFERDRIESGGELLSIAHGLALIGERDDIAQWTVQ, from the coding sequence ATGGCTCAGGCGCTGGGTTTGGACTTCGGCACGACGAATACGGTTCTCGCCATGGCGGATGGGGGGGCGACGCGCTCGATGGCATTCACGAGCACCGAAGGCACGGCCGACAGCATGCGCACGGCGCTTTCCTTCATGAAGGATGCGCAACTCGGCGCCTCGGCACTGAAGGTGGAGGCAGGCCATGCGGCGATCCGTCAATTCATCGACAATCCCGGCGAATGCCGATTCCTGCAGTCGATCAAGACCTTTGCGGCAAGCGCGCTGTTCCAGGGCACGTTGATCTACGCCAAGCGGCATAATTTCGAGGATCTGATGGAGGTTTTCGTCAGGCGCCTGCGCAATTACGCCGGCGACCACTGGCCTTCCGATGTCAGCCGCATCGTCACCGGCCGGCCGGTGCATTTTGCCGGCGCCAGCCCCGATCCTGATCTCGCGACCGAACGCTACAACGAGGCGCTGTCGCGCTTCGGCTTTCCCGAAATCCACTACGTCTACGAGCCGGTCGCCGCCGCCTTCTACTTCGCGCAGAACCTGAAGCAGGATGCGACCGTGCTGGTCGCCGATTTCGGCGGCGGCACGACCGACTATTCGCTGATCCGCTTCGAGACCGTCGCCGGCAAGCTGACGGCAACGCCGATCGGCCATTCCGGCGTCGGCGTCGCCGGCGACCATTTCGACTACAGAATGATCGATAACATCGTCGCGCCGCAGATCGGCAAGGGCAGCCATTTCAAAAGCTTCGACAAGATCCTTGAAGTCCCGTCCAACTACTATTCCAGCTTCGGCCGCTGGAACCAGCTGTCGATCTTCAAGACGACGCGCGAATTCGAGGATCTGAAGAAGCTGGTGCGCACCAGCCTGGAGCCGGAAAAGCTCGAGATCTTCATCGACCTCATCGACCATGACGAGGGCTACCCGCTCTATCAGGCGGTGTCGGCGACGAAGATGGCGCTGTCGGCTGCCGAGGAGGCGCCCTTCGATTTCGCGCCGCTCGGCCGCGGCGGACACCGCAGCATCCGGCGCAGCGACTTCGAAGGCTGGATCGCCGAGGATCTTGCCCGCATCGAAGGCGCGCTCGATGACGTGCTCGACAAGACCAAGACGAAGCCCGGGGAGATCGACAAGGTGTTCCTCACCGGCGGCACCTCCTTTGTGCCGGCGGTGCGCCGCATCTTCACCGAGCGCTTCGAGCGCGACCGGATCGAAAGCGGCGGCGAGCTGTTGTCGATCGCCCATGGCCTGGCGCTGATCGGCGAACGCGACGACATCGCGCAATGGACTGTGCAATAG
- a CDS encoding methyl-accepting chemotaxis protein encodes MKPLSAETIAQSQNATPRSMRVVTDGISTDLERFSADNTNIVKQIKLLAINALIEAARAGETGKGFAVVANEVQRLAQIATDITGRFESNVLGRIGLSRAMADSLVEEMEGVRLTDLAQTLVQLIVRNLFERTADVRWWATDPALWQALRNPDRETVAFAAERLGAINRFYTVYLDLVMTDLSGKVIASANPKFQRKIAGTSLAGDPWFRAASACASGDAYGVDEVKASPIHDNRHALVYATGIREEGKLDGRLIGTLGVYFDWQNQGQAIVEKEANLPPQLAEKTTVMLLDGKSRVIATTNPALLFSHFALANPSGRAKGSYYDNNGSIVAFARTLGYEDYDGLGWYGVVVQRTESDATIKAALNLK; translated from the coding sequence ATGAAGCCGCTTAGCGCAGAAACCATTGCCCAGTCGCAGAATGCGACACCGCGCTCGATGCGCGTCGTCACCGACGGCATCAGCACCGACCTCGAGCGCTTCAGCGCCGACAACACCAATATCGTCAAGCAGATCAAGCTGCTCGCCATCAATGCGCTGATCGAAGCGGCAAGAGCCGGCGAGACCGGAAAGGGCTTTGCAGTCGTTGCCAACGAGGTGCAGCGGCTGGCACAGATCGCCACCGACATCACCGGCAGGTTCGAAAGCAACGTGCTCGGGCGCATCGGCCTCAGCCGCGCCATGGCGGATTCGCTGGTCGAGGAGATGGAGGGCGTTCGCCTCACCGATCTGGCGCAGACGCTGGTGCAGTTGATTGTCCGCAACCTTTTCGAGCGCACCGCCGATGTGCGCTGGTGGGCGACGGACCCGGCACTCTGGCAGGCGCTGCGAAACCCGGATCGGGAAACCGTTGCCTTTGCGGCGGAGCGTCTCGGCGCCATCAACCGCTTCTACACCGTCTATCTCGATCTCGTCATGACCGATCTCTCGGGCAAGGTGATCGCATCGGCCAATCCCAAGTTCCAGCGCAAGATCGCCGGCACAAGTCTTGCCGGCGATCCGTGGTTTCGCGCGGCGTCTGCCTGCGCCTCCGGCGACGCCTACGGTGTCGACGAGGTCAAAGCGAGCCCGATCCATGACAACAGGCATGCCCTTGTCTATGCCACAGGCATCCGCGAAGAAGGCAAGCTCGACGGACGGCTGATCGGCACGCTCGGCGTCTATTTCGACTGGCAGAACCAGGGCCAGGCGATCGTCGAGAAAGAGGCGAACCTGCCGCCGCAACTGGCGGAGAAAACGACGGTCATGCTGCTCGACGGCAAGAGCCGGGTGATCGCCACCACCAATCCCGCCCTGCTGTTTTCGCATTTCGCCCTCGCCAACCCGTCCGGCCGGGCCAAGGGCAGCTACTACGACAATAACGGCTCGATCGTCGCCTTTGCACGGACCCTCGGCTACGAGGATTACGACGGGCTTGGCTGGTACGGCGTCGTCGTGCAGCGGACGGAAAGCGACGCGACGATCAAGGCGGCGCTCAATCTAAAATAG
- the pepN gene encoding aminopeptidase N, whose amino-acid sequence MRTDTGQVIHLADYRPTDFVLERVDLTFELDPTETKVEARLIFHRRPGADPAAPIVLDGDELTLSGLLFDQVELDPSRYDATAESLTVRDLPESAPFELTITTIVNPEANTQLMGLYRTGGIYCTQCEAEGFRRITYFPDRPDVLAPFTVNIIADKDANPLLLSNGNFLGGAGYGPGKHFAAWFDPHPKPSYLFALVAGDLGVVEDTFTTMSGREVVLKIYVEHGKEPRAAYAMDALKRSMKWDEERFGREYDLDIFMIVAVSDFNMGAMENKGLNVFNDKYVLADPELATDADYANIEAIIAHEYFHNWTGNRITCRDWFQLCLKEGLTVYRDHEFSSDQRSRPVKRIAEVRHLKSEQFPEDGGPLAHPVRPTQYREINNFYTTTVYEKGSEVTRMIATLLGKDGFKKGMDLYFDRHDGQAVTIEDFVKCFEDASGRDLTQFSLWYHQAGTPLVTASGSYDAAAGSFTLSLEQMTPATPGQPNKEPMHIPLSLALFGENGGKLGPSSVDGAEYTAEVLHLTGRTQTAVFHGIGARPVVSINRSFSAPINLHFDQSPADLAHLARHETDHFARWQALTDLALPNLLKAARDAREGKPVVCEATFVETLIAAAADEGLEPAFRAQALALPSESDIARELGGNNDPDAIHAGRQAVLKQIADAGKDVFAGLYAAMTTSGDFSPDAKSAGLRALRNSALTYLSYAEQTPARAKAAFDAANNMTDLSHALTILVHRFADSAETTEALASFRDRFAGNALVIDKWFAIQAGIPGAATLERIRALMDDPLFKRTNPNRMRALVGTFAFANPTGFGRADGEGYRFLARQILDIDERNPQLAARLLTSMRSWRALEPVRADHARLALIEIEQAAALSTDVRDIVERTLKG is encoded by the coding sequence ATGCGAACAGATACCGGCCAGGTCATTCATCTGGCAGATTACCGTCCCACCGACTTCGTGCTGGAACGCGTGGACCTGACCTTCGAACTCGACCCGACGGAGACAAAGGTCGAGGCACGCCTGATCTTTCATCGCCGCCCGGGCGCCGATCCGGCAGCGCCGATCGTGCTCGACGGCGACGAGCTGACGCTGTCCGGGCTGCTGTTCGACCAGGTGGAGCTCGACCCTTCGCGTTATGACGCAACAGCGGAAAGCCTGACGGTGCGCGACCTACCGGAGAGCGCACCTTTCGAGCTGACGATCACCACGATCGTCAATCCCGAGGCCAACACCCAGCTGATGGGCCTTTACCGCACCGGCGGCATCTATTGCACGCAATGCGAGGCGGAGGGCTTCCGCCGCATCACCTATTTCCCGGACCGGCCCGACGTGCTTGCACCATTCACGGTGAACATCATCGCCGACAAGGACGCCAACCCGCTGCTGTTGTCGAACGGCAACTTCCTCGGCGGCGCCGGCTACGGCCCTGGCAAGCATTTCGCCGCCTGGTTCGACCCGCATCCGAAGCCGAGCTATCTGTTCGCACTCGTCGCCGGCGATCTCGGCGTCGTCGAAGACACGTTCACCACCATGTCCGGCCGCGAAGTGGTGCTGAAGATCTATGTCGAGCACGGCAAGGAGCCGCGCGCGGCCTATGCGATGGACGCGCTGAAACGCTCGATGAAGTGGGACGAAGAGAGGTTCGGGCGAGAATACGATCTCGACATCTTCATGATCGTCGCCGTCTCCGACTTCAACATGGGGGCGATGGAGAACAAGGGCCTCAACGTCTTCAACGACAAATACGTCCTTGCCGATCCGGAACTCGCCACCGACGCCGACTACGCCAATATCGAGGCGATCATCGCGCATGAATATTTCCACAACTGGACCGGCAATCGTATCACCTGCCGCGACTGGTTCCAGCTGTGCCTCAAGGAAGGCCTGACGGTCTATCGCGACCACGAATTCTCTTCCGACCAGCGCTCGCGGCCGGTCAAGCGCATCGCCGAGGTGCGCCACCTGAAATCGGAGCAGTTCCCGGAAGATGGCGGCCCGCTGGCTCATCCGGTGCGACCGACGCAATATCGCGAGATCAATAATTTCTACACGACGACCGTCTACGAGAAGGGCAGCGAAGTCACGCGGATGATCGCGACGCTGCTCGGCAAGGACGGCTTCAAGAAGGGCATGGACCTCTATTTCGATCGACATGACGGCCAGGCCGTGACGATCGAGGATTTCGTCAAATGCTTCGAGGATGCAAGCGGGCGCGACCTCACGCAATTCTCGCTCTGGTACCATCAGGCCGGCACGCCGCTCGTCACCGCATCCGGCAGCTATGATGCGGCGGCTGGCAGCTTCACCTTGTCGCTCGAACAGATGACGCCTGCTACGCCCGGCCAGCCGAACAAGGAGCCGATGCATATCCCCCTCAGCCTGGCGCTGTTCGGCGAAAACGGCGGCAAGCTTGGGCCGAGCTCGGTCGACGGCGCGGAATATACCGCCGAGGTGCTGCATCTCACCGGCCGCACGCAGACGGCGGTGTTTCATGGCATTGGCGCGCGACCGGTCGTTTCGATCAACCGCAGCTTTTCCGCGCCGATCAACCTGCATTTCGATCAGAGCCCGGCCGATCTCGCCCACCTCGCCCGCCATGAGACCGATCATTTCGCCCGCTGGCAGGCACTTACCGATCTGGCGCTGCCGAACCTCCTGAAAGCAGCCCGCGATGCTCGCGAGGGCAAGCCTGTCGTCTGCGAGGCGACCTTCGTCGAGACGCTGATTGCGGCGGCCGCCGACGAGGGCCTCGAGCCTGCCTTCCGCGCCCAGGCGCTGGCTCTGCCGAGCGAATCCGATATCGCCCGCGAACTCGGCGGCAACAACGATCCCGATGCCATCCATGCCGGTCGGCAAGCGGTCCTGAAGCAGATCGCCGATGCCGGAAAGGATGTTTTTGCCGGCCTCTACGCTGCAATGACGACATCTGGCGATTTCAGCCCGGACGCGAAAAGCGCCGGCCTCAGGGCCTTGCGCAACAGCGCCCTCACCTACCTCTCCTATGCCGAGCAGACGCCGGCCCGCGCCAAGGCCGCCTTCGATGCGGCCAACAACATGACCGATCTCAGCCATGCACTGACAATCCTCGTCCATCGTTTCGCCGACAGCGCGGAGACAACAGAGGCGCTGGCAAGCTTCCGTGACCGTTTCGCGGGAAATGCACTCGTCATCGACAAATGGTTCGCAATCCAGGCCGGCATTCCGGGCGCAGCAACCCTGGAGCGGATCCGCGCGCTGATGGACGATCCGCTGTTCAAGCGGACCAATCCGAACCGGATGCGGGCGCTGGTCGGCACCTTCGCCTTCGCCAATCCGACCGGCTTCGGCCGCGCCGACGGCGAAGGCTATCGTTTTCTCGCCCGTCAGATTCTCGATATCGACGAACGCAACCCGCAGCTTGCCGCCCGCCTTCTCACTTCGATGCGCTCCTGGCGTGCGCTTGAACCGGTGCGTGCCGATCACGCCCGTTTGGCGCTGATCGAGATCGAGCAGGCTGCCGCTTTGTCGACCGACGTGCGCGATATCGTCGAGCGCACGCTTAAAGGGTAA
- a CDS encoding PAS domain-containing sensor histidine kinase produces the protein MMDVRRATVAGGRLRVDFDGLKAWRDSLSGHATSEPLLRHLPKAELLLKRAIPALIVAFLFIVAASHFFGMVSEYSRLEASARHATALSAATASAVFADTSDIFDSGDIAEAQARLARFLPQDRLDSGAFVLLVQASGKVFAATTAGLSHVGSNVSDFFPEVSAIRRFGDRAGVIETTIGGVPHYAEITLMGNAGGYIVAATSLDEISRLWREQLALNVTLFAGISSILLVILYAYYTQVKRARDADDIFLESNLRVETALSRGRCGLWDFDFENREFFWSRSMYDMLGLPGSDKTMGFGEAARLMHPDDGGLYEIARAIAKGHSGQVDQIFRMRHAGGHYVWMRARAQVIRSNSGRVHLIGIAMDVTEQHRLAQRYAEADQRLADAIECTSEAFVLWDKNDRLVMCNTHFQQAYGLPDSVLVPGTERSVVNAAAARPVIERRIADADGSGYSRTTEVQLADERWLQINERRTRDGGRVSVGTDITLMKRHQERLRESERRLMATIGDLSASRQTLEIQKSELSTANSNYQAEKERAEAANKAKSEFLANMSHELRTPLNAILGFSEILQNQMFGPLGSLKYDEYARDIHDSGKHLLNVISDILDMSKIEAGHLRLHCERIDLVPLIEESLRFTAIPAAEKNIVIDQRISSGLTLTADRRAMKQVLLNLLSNAVKFTDNGGRIAVRTRRVDGAVVVTIADTGIGIPRSALAKIGQPFEQVQSQYAKSKGGSGLGLAISRSLTALHGGRMKIRSREAVGTVISLRIPDDV, from the coding sequence ATGATGGACGTGCGGCGGGCAACCGTGGCCGGAGGACGGCTGCGTGTCGATTTTGACGGGTTGAAAGCCTGGCGAGACAGCCTTTCCGGTCATGCGACATCGGAACCTCTTCTGCGTCATCTGCCGAAGGCCGAGCTGCTCTTGAAGCGCGCCATCCCGGCGCTGATCGTCGCCTTCCTCTTCATCGTCGCCGCGTCGCATTTCTTCGGCATGGTCAGCGAATACTCCCGCCTGGAAGCCTCGGCCCGCCATGCCACCGCGCTTTCGGCAGCGACCGCCTCTGCGGTATTTGCCGATACATCAGACATTTTCGACAGCGGCGATATCGCAGAAGCGCAGGCCCGGCTCGCCAGGTTCCTGCCGCAGGACCGGCTCGACAGCGGCGCCTTCGTGCTGCTCGTGCAGGCAAGCGGCAAGGTTTTTGCCGCGACGACCGCCGGGCTTTCGCATGTCGGCAGCAATGTCAGCGATTTCTTCCCCGAGGTCTCGGCGATCCGGCGTTTCGGCGATCGCGCCGGCGTCATCGAAACGACCATCGGCGGCGTGCCGCACTATGCGGAGATCACGCTGATGGGCAATGCCGGCGGTTATATCGTCGCCGCCACCTCGCTCGACGAGATCAGCCGGCTCTGGCGCGAGCAGCTGGCCCTCAACGTTACGCTGTTTGCCGGCATCTCCTCGATCCTGCTGGTCATCCTCTATGCCTATTACACGCAGGTGAAGCGCGCCCGCGACGCCGACGACATTTTCCTGGAATCCAACCTGCGCGTCGAGACGGCGCTGTCGCGCGGCCGCTGCGGCCTTTGGGACTTCGATTTCGAGAACCGCGAATTCTTCTGGTCGCGCTCGATGTACGACATGCTCGGCCTGCCGGGTTCCGACAAGACGATGGGCTTCGGCGAGGCAGCGCGGCTGATGCATCCCGATGACGGCGGACTCTACGAGATCGCGCGTGCCATCGCCAAGGGCCATTCCGGCCAGGTCGACCAGATCTTCCGCATGCGCCATGCCGGCGGCCATTATGTCTGGATGCGCGCCCGCGCCCAGGTGATCCGCAGCAATTCCGGCCGCGTGCACCTGATCGGCATCGCCATGGACGTGACCGAACAGCATCGGCTCGCGCAACGCTACGCCGAAGCCGATCAGCGCCTGGCCGATGCCATCGAATGCACCTCGGAGGCCTTCGTGCTCTGGGACAAGAACGATCGGCTGGTCATGTGCAACACGCATTTCCAGCAGGCTTACGGCTTGCCGGACAGCGTGCTGGTGCCCGGCACCGAGCGCTCGGTCGTCAATGCCGCCGCCGCCCGCCCCGTCATCGAGCGGCGGATCGCCGATGCCGACGGCTCCGGCTATTCGCGCACGACGGAGGTGCAGCTTGCCGACGAGCGCTGGCTGCAGATCAACGAGCGGCGCACCCGCGACGGCGGCAGGGTTTCGGTCGGAACCGACATCACGCTGATGAAACGCCATCAGGAGCGGCTGCGCGAATCCGAACGCCGGCTGATGGCGACGATCGGCGATCTTTCCGCCTCGCGCCAGACGCTGGAGATCCAGAAATCCGAGCTTTCGACCGCCAATTCCAACTATCAGGCGGAGAAGGAGCGCGCCGAGGCCGCCAACAAGGCGAAATCGGAATTCCTCGCCAACATGTCGCATGAGCTGCGCACGCCGCTCAACGCCATCCTCGGCTTCTCGGAAATCCTGCAGAACCAGATGTTCGGTCCGCTCGGCTCGCTGAAATACGACGAATACGCCCGCGATATCCATGACAGCGGCAAACATCTGCTGAACGTCATCAGCGACATTCTCGACATGTCGAAGATCGAGGCCGGCCACCTCCGGCTGCACTGCGAACGCATCGATCTCGTGCCGCTGATCGAAGAAAGCCTGCGCTTCACCGCCATTCCGGCGGCCGAGAAGAACATCGTCATCGACCAGCGCATCTCATCCGGCCTGACGCTGACGGCCGACCGCCGGGCGATGAAGCAGGTGCTTCTCAACCTGCTCTCCAATGCGGTGAAGTTCACCGACAATGGCGGCCGCATCGCGGTGCGCACACGCCGCGTCGACGGTGCCGTCGTCGTGACCATCGCCGACACCGGCATCGGTATTCCACGCTCGGCGCTGGCGAAGATCGGCCAGCCCTTCGAACAGGTGCAGAGCCAGTACGCCAAGAGCAAGGGCGGCTCCGGCCTCGGGCTTGCCATCTCCCGTTCACTGACCGCGCTGCATGGCGGCCGCATGAAGATCCGCTCACGCGAAGCTGTGGGCACGGTGATCTCGCTGCGTATTCCGGATGACGTCTAA